A region from the Lysobacter sp. BMK333-48F3 genome encodes:
- the btuB gene encoding TonB-dependent vitamin B12 receptor translates to MRALNLSFAIACALALPATALAAPAGEATDLDEVVVTANRTAVSVNDALSPVEVLTRTEIERSQARDLNDLLRGRAGISLSNQGGAGKLSTLFLRGSESDHVLFLVDGIRIGSPTSGLASLQDLPLALIDRIEIVRGPRSSLYGADAIGGVIQVFTRREQQGFAPRVHVGGGSNGAIEFGSGFGGRSGRGWFGADYSFRKTQGIDACRGAGFPVFAGCFTDEPDRDGYESHALSLRGGIDLNEQWSIEGQALRAEGRNDYDGSFVNYSETVQQVIGGKLRWRPSETVNVQLVAGRNVDSSDNFLGSLPMGFFSTDRDSASLQADFTVADGHVLTAGFDWLRDRVDSDTIYDEAERDNKAGFVQYQGRFGAHSFEASLRRDDNEQFGGHTTGGAAWGLDFAENWRVTVGYGTAFKAPTFNELYYPFFGNAQLKPEESKTWEVGLAYRGDNFSARIDGFDTRADDLITFDAAINLPNNIERARMRGAEIGIDTEFAGWTLAASASFLDTENRRGFNRGNDLPRRAKHSGRIDLDRAFGKFRVGATAVGYGSRYDDAANSTRLGGYGTFDLRAEYAFTPALSLQARVANVFDREYETVSYYNQPGREWFLTLRYAPAN, encoded by the coding sequence TCCTTCGCCATCGCCTGCGCGCTCGCGCTGCCGGCCACCGCCCTCGCCGCGCCCGCGGGCGAGGCCACCGATCTCGACGAGGTCGTGGTCACCGCCAACCGCACCGCGGTCAGCGTCAACGACGCCCTGAGCCCGGTGGAAGTGCTGACCCGCACCGAGATCGAGCGCAGCCAGGCCCGCGACCTCAACGACCTGCTGCGCGGCCGCGCCGGCATCTCGCTGTCCAACCAGGGCGGCGCCGGCAAGCTCAGCACCCTGTTCCTGCGCGGCAGCGAATCCGACCACGTGCTGTTCCTGGTCGACGGCATCCGCATCGGCTCGCCGACCTCCGGCCTGGCCTCGCTGCAGGACCTGCCGCTGGCGCTGATCGACCGGATCGAAATCGTCCGCGGCCCGCGCTCGAGCCTGTACGGCGCCGACGCCATCGGCGGCGTGATCCAGGTGTTCACCCGCCGCGAGCAGCAGGGCTTCGCTCCGCGCGTCCACGTCGGCGGCGGCAGCAACGGCGCGATCGAGTTCGGCAGCGGCTTCGGCGGCCGCAGCGGCCGCGGCTGGTTCGGCGCCGACTACAGCTTCCGCAAGACCCAGGGCATCGACGCCTGCCGCGGCGCCGGTTTCCCGGTGTTCGCCGGCTGCTTCACCGACGAACCGGACCGCGACGGCTACGAAAGCCACGCGCTGTCGCTGCGCGGCGGCATCGATCTCAACGAGCAGTGGAGCATCGAAGGCCAGGCCCTGCGCGCCGAAGGCCGGAACGACTACGACGGCAGCTTCGTCAACTACTCCGAGACTGTGCAGCAGGTGATCGGCGGCAAGCTCCGCTGGCGCCCGAGCGAGACCGTCAACGTGCAGCTGGTCGCCGGCCGCAACGTCGACAGTTCGGATAATTTCCTCGGCTCGCTGCCGATGGGCTTCTTCAGCACCGACCGCGACAGCGCCAGCTTGCAGGCCGACTTCACCGTCGCCGACGGCCACGTGCTGACCGCCGGCTTCGATTGGCTGCGCGACCGCGTAGACAGCGACACCATCTACGACGAGGCCGAGCGCGACAACAAGGCCGGCTTCGTCCAGTACCAGGGCCGCTTCGGTGCCCACTCCTTCGAAGCCAGCCTGCGCCGCGACGACAACGAACAGTTCGGCGGCCACACCACCGGCGGCGCCGCCTGGGGTCTGGACTTCGCCGAGAACTGGCGCGTCACCGTCGGCTACGGCACCGCGTTCAAGGCGCCGACCTTCAACGAGCTGTACTACCCGTTCTTCGGCAACGCCCAGCTCAAGCCGGAAGAGTCCAAGACCTGGGAAGTCGGCCTGGCCTACCGCGGCGACAACTTCAGCGCGCGGATCGACGGCTTCGACACCCGCGCCGACGACCTGATCACCTTCGACGCGGCGATCAACCTGCCCAACAACATCGAACGCGCGCGCATGCGCGGCGCCGAGATCGGCATCGACACCGAATTCGCCGGCTGGACCCTGGCTGCCAGCGCCAGCTTCCTCGACACCGAGAACCGTCGCGGCTTCAACCGCGGCAACGATCTGCCGCGCCGCGCCAAGCACAGCGGCCGCATCGACCTGGACCGCGCCTTCGGCAAGTTCCGCGTCGGCGCCACCGCGGTCGGCTACGGTTCGCGCTACGACGACGCCGCCAACAGCACCCGCCTGGGCGGCTACGGCACCTTCGACCTGCGCGCCGAGTACGCCTTCACTCCGGCGCTGAGCCTGCAGGCGCGCGTGGCCAACGTGTTCGACCGCGAGTACGAGACCGTGTCGTACTACAACCAGCCCGGCCGCGAGTGGTTCCTGACCCTGCGCTACGCGCCGGCCAACTGA